A portion of the Kineococcus endophyticus genome contains these proteins:
- a CDS encoding glutamine synthetase family protein, with protein MRNDRHLTREDLLGLIDSGTLDTVVVAFTDMQGRLQGKRFHAAYFRDVVLEHGTEGCNYLLGVDVDMNTVPGYAMTSWEKGYGDVEFVLDLETTRLLPHLPATAMVQADLAWLDGTPVDQSPRTVLKKQVDRARDLGYSVVAGTELEFILFDETYEAASSRNYQDLVPSNQYNVDYSILGTTRVEPVLRDIRNTMYAAGLNVECAKGECNYGQHEIGFLYDDVLTTADNHSVYKTVAKEIAAQHGKALTFMAKYDQREGNSCHIHLSLRGLDGGTVFWDEGHRTPLYDSFVAGVLATMADFTLLYAPNVNSYKRFAHGSFAPTAIAWGEDNRTCAVRLVGDGAGARLENRLPGGDVNPYLALAGVLAGGLHGVEQGLELEPALTGSAYTSDAPRVPGTLRHARDLFAASTVARAAFGDEVVDHYTNAADVELAAFESAVTDWERRRGFERM; from the coding sequence GTGCGCAACGACCGACACCTGACCCGCGAGGACCTGCTCGGCCTGATCGACAGCGGGACCCTCGACACGGTCGTCGTCGCGTTCACCGACATGCAGGGGCGGCTGCAGGGCAAGCGGTTCCACGCCGCTTACTTCCGCGACGTCGTCCTGGAGCACGGCACCGAGGGCTGCAACTACCTCCTCGGGGTCGACGTCGACATGAACACCGTCCCCGGTTACGCGATGACCTCCTGGGAGAAGGGGTACGGGGACGTCGAGTTCGTCCTGGACCTCGAGACCACGCGGCTGCTGCCGCACCTGCCGGCGACCGCGATGGTCCAGGCGGACCTGGCCTGGCTGGACGGGACGCCCGTGGACCAGAGCCCCCGGACGGTGCTGAAGAAGCAGGTGGACCGGGCGCGCGACCTCGGGTACAGCGTCGTGGCGGGCACGGAGCTGGAGTTCATCCTCTTCGACGAGACCTACGAGGCCGCGTCGTCCCGCAACTACCAGGACCTGGTGCCGTCCAACCAGTACAACGTCGACTACTCCATCCTGGGCACGACCCGCGTCGAACCCGTCCTGCGCGACATCCGCAACACGATGTACGCCGCCGGGCTCAACGTCGAGTGCGCCAAGGGCGAGTGCAACTACGGCCAGCACGAGATCGGGTTCCTCTACGACGACGTGCTCACCACGGCGGACAACCACTCCGTCTACAAGACGGTCGCCAAGGAGATCGCCGCGCAGCACGGCAAGGCGCTGACGTTCATGGCCAAGTACGACCAGCGCGAGGGGAACTCCTGCCACATCCACCTCAGCCTGCGCGGACTGGACGGCGGCACGGTCTTCTGGGACGAGGGGCACCGGACCCCGCTGTACGACTCCTTCGTCGCCGGCGTCCTCGCGACGATGGCCGACTTCACCCTGCTCTACGCGCCGAACGTCAACTCCTACAAGCGGTTCGCCCACGGTTCGTTCGCACCGACCGCGATCGCCTGGGGCGAGGACAACCGCACGTGCGCCGTCCGGCTGGTGGGGGACGGTGCGGGGGCGCGGCTGGAGAACCGCCTGCCCGGCGGCGACGTGAACCCCTACCTCGCCCTCGCCGGCGTCCTCGCCGGTGGTCTGCACGGGGTCGAGCAGGGTCTCGAGCTCGAACCGGCGCTCACCGGCAGCGCCTACACCTCCGACGCCCCGCGCGTTCCCGGCACCCTTCGGCACGCCCGGGACCTGTTCGCCGCCAGCACCGTGGCGCGCGCGGCGTTCGGCGACGAGGTCGTCGACCACTACACCAACGCGGCCGACGTGGAACTGGCCGCGTTCGAGTCGGCCGTGACCGACTGGGAACGCCGCCGCGGATTCGAACGGATGTGA
- a CDS encoding FadR/GntR family transcriptional regulator, whose translation MLADADATPRGAGDAPGLGWLVLHPVRGQHAFEACVEQLGTAIRLGVFPRGSALPTERDLATRLGVSRATLREAIAALRAAGMVETKRGRGGGTVVTMAPTLPRRVGAQQRQARRQAWLDTLDFRRIVEPGAAHLAATRDLTPEQRDRLEAAHTAVLEATEPSTHRQADSRFHLTVATLAGSDLVLEAVTSVQAGVHEMLTAIPVLGTNIDHSDRQHARIVRAVLDGDGSRARRAMEEHCDDTAALLRGLLD comes from the coding sequence ATGCTCGCCGACGCCGACGCCACGCCCCGGGGTGCCGGCGACGCGCCCGGGCTCGGCTGGCTCGTGCTGCACCCCGTGCGGGGGCAGCACGCGTTCGAGGCGTGCGTGGAACAGCTCGGCACCGCCATCCGCCTCGGGGTGTTCCCGCGGGGTTCCGCGCTGCCGACCGAACGTGACCTCGCGACGCGGCTGGGGGTCTCGCGGGCCACGCTGCGCGAGGCGATCGCCGCCCTGCGCGCGGCGGGCATGGTGGAGACGAAGCGGGGCCGCGGGGGCGGGACCGTCGTGACGATGGCCCCGACCCTGCCGCGGCGGGTGGGAGCCCAGCAGCGGCAGGCGCGGCGGCAGGCGTGGCTCGACACGCTCGACTTCCGACGCATCGTCGAACCCGGTGCCGCGCACCTCGCGGCGACGCGGGACCTCACGCCCGAGCAGCGGGACCGGCTCGAGGCGGCGCACACCGCCGTCCTGGAGGCCACGGAACCCTCGACCCACCGGCAGGCCGACTCGCGGTTCCACCTGACGGTCGCGACCCTCGCCGGCTCCGACCTCGTGCTCGAGGCCGTCACCTCCGTGCAGGCCGGGGTCCACGAGATGCTCACGGCGATCCCCGTGCTCGGCACGAACATCGACCACTCCGACCGGCAGCACGCGCGGATCGTCCGGGCCGTGCTCGACGGCGACGGCTCCCGTGCCCGCCGGGCCATGGAGGAGCACTGCGACGACACGGCCGCGCTGCTGCGCGGTCTCCTCGACTGA
- a CDS encoding carbohydrate ABC transporter permease: MTVATLTKTGAPQDLRVRNTRGAAAAGRAESRTKLTLYWLGGTLAALVFLVPLVWSVLRSFQSNDAIVATDPKAGDLFSLTTANFSALFSSDLDILRSVGNSLVVAVGTAVLTAVVATLAGYGFGRFTFRGRNVLFGLVVVTMMVPFQAIITPLYLQMNAMGLTDSRLGLVLFYTTVNLPFGVFVMRNAFETIPAEIEDSARVDGAGTMRALVSVLRPMLIPGMATSALYAFLASWTEFLGALTFLTDDRLYTLPLSLVNLQSGAYGAVNYGYLVAGAVVAMIPCVILYVALQRFYVAGLASGAVKG; the protein is encoded by the coding sequence ATGACCGTGGCCACTCTCACGAAGACCGGGGCCCCGCAGGACCTGCGGGTCCGGAACACCCGCGGGGCGGCCGCGGCCGGCCGCGCCGAGAGCCGCACCAAGCTCACGCTCTACTGGCTCGGCGGGACCCTCGCCGCCCTCGTGTTCCTCGTCCCGCTGGTGTGGTCGGTCCTGCGCTCGTTCCAGTCCAACGACGCGATCGTGGCGACCGACCCGAAGGCGGGGGACCTGTTCTCCCTCACGACGGCCAACTTCTCGGCCCTGTTCAGCAGCGACCTCGACATCCTGCGCTCGGTGGGCAACAGCCTCGTCGTCGCCGTCGGGACCGCGGTGCTCACCGCGGTCGTCGCGACGCTGGCGGGGTACGGCTTCGGCCGGTTCACCTTCCGCGGCCGCAACGTCCTGTTCGGCCTCGTCGTCGTGACGATGATGGTCCCGTTCCAGGCGATCATCACGCCGCTGTACCTGCAGATGAACGCCATGGGACTGACCGACTCCCGCCTGGGCCTGGTGCTCTTCTACACGACGGTCAACCTGCCCTTCGGCGTCTTCGTCATGCGCAACGCCTTCGAGACGATCCCCGCCGAGATCGAGGACTCGGCCCGCGTCGACGGCGCCGGGACCATGCGGGCCCTGGTCTCAGTGCTGCGGCCCATGCTGATCCCCGGGATGGCGACGAGTGCGCTCTACGCCTTCCTCGCCAGCTGGACCGAGTTCCTCGGCGCACTGACGTTCCTCACCGACGACCGGCTCTACACGCTGCCGTTGTCCCTGGTGAACCTGCAGTCCGGTGCCTACGGGGCCGTGAACTACGGCTACCTCGTGGCCGGCGCCGTCGTCGCGATGATCCCGTGCGTCATCCTCTACGTCGCCCTGCAGCGGTTCTACGTGGCGGGCCTCGCCTCGGGGGCCGTCAAGGGCTGA
- a CDS encoding carbohydrate ABC transporter permease has protein sequence MSTLERNPRSLTHPPRTGLLLTLPALAFVTVFVLVPLVFAVYMSFTNWPLIGSYQFIGLGNYAAIASDPVFWKSVGYTVLYTAIVTVPILVLGYVLAVVVRANRRFSTVFRTVFFVPYVIGLTTLSFLMVLEAQPGSGMVNVVLETLGITDGTTAWLADGPLATGLICVMIVWAVSGLTMVLLMGGMQGIPRDVYESAEMDGASWWQRERSITIPMLRRTIAMSLVISVIGSLLAFTQFYVLTRGGPGTDTQTVVMYVYQRGFVQLQLGAASALSIVLVVVIGLVTAAQFRLLREKEG, from the coding sequence GTGAGCACCCTCGAGAGAAACCCCCGGTCCCTCACCCACCCGCCGCGCACCGGTCTGCTCCTGACGCTGCCGGCCCTCGCCTTCGTCACGGTCTTCGTGCTCGTGCCGCTGGTCTTCGCGGTCTACATGTCCTTCACCAACTGGCCCCTCATCGGGTCCTACCAGTTCATCGGTCTCGGCAACTACGCGGCCATCGCGTCGGACCCCGTGTTCTGGAAGTCGGTGGGCTACACGGTCCTGTACACCGCGATCGTGACCGTGCCGATCCTCGTGCTCGGCTACGTCCTCGCCGTCGTGGTCCGGGCCAACCGGCGGTTCTCCACGGTGTTCCGGACGGTGTTCTTCGTCCCGTACGTCATCGGGCTCACGACGCTGAGCTTCCTCATGGTGCTGGAGGCGCAGCCCGGGTCGGGCATGGTCAACGTCGTCCTGGAGACGCTGGGGATCACCGACGGGACGACGGCCTGGCTGGCCGACGGGCCGCTCGCGACGGGGCTCATCTGCGTGATGATCGTCTGGGCCGTGTCGGGGCTGACGATGGTGCTGCTCATGGGTGGCATGCAGGGCATCCCGCGCGACGTCTACGAGTCGGCCGAGATGGACGGCGCGTCGTGGTGGCAGCGCGAGCGGAGCATCACGATCCCCATGCTGCGCCGCACCATCGCCATGAGCCTGGTCATCTCCGTCATCGGCTCGCTGCTCGCGTTCACCCAGTTCTACGTCCTCACCCGCGGCGGACCGGGGACGGACACACAGACGGTCGTCATGTACGTCTACCAGCGCGGTTTCGTCCAGCTCCAGCTCGGTGCGGCCTCCGCGCTCTCGATCGTCCTGGTCGTCGTCATCGGTCTGGTGACGGCCGCCCAGTTCCGGCTGCTGCGCGAGAAGGAGGGATGA
- a CDS encoding ABC transporter substrate-binding protein produces the protein MELHRRTLLALGGLAGLSALLPSCASQLPEADVTAAGFGQDATGTVRLWCRAATVVGVRQVVDAFNASQDAVTVEVTPVLDGQYVTKLATAIRGGNVPDIVDIDDINSMLFIYRDSFTDLTPLVQQLGFADQLNPGQLALATRDEKHYGVPYIADNSALFYNTELFEKAGLDPADHTQDFDGLLEAARAIGALGDGTYGWSVDGNAAGILGFVVQPHIWAAKAPNIVGDVGEQRGSIADNDAVRRTFELYRTMWDEKLMPQGNFSGDGSRWGADFRDGTVGLFPANFSVAALNASEEMRAKTGVVLLPGPDGGRATFAGGDNLCIPRGAANASGAWQFARFALDLPQQENLPAGGYIPVRSDAATEQYREKFPLAVAPLDGIAGAYAPTTLAYNLLFNQQDSPWIAAFRRAVFDGDLDGALAQGQKDFDRILEQAQL, from the coding sequence ATGGAGCTCCACCGCAGGACCCTGCTCGCGCTGGGAGGGCTCGCCGGTCTGTCGGCGCTCCTGCCCTCCTGCGCGTCGCAACTGCCCGAGGCCGACGTCACGGCCGCCGGCTTCGGCCAGGACGCGACCGGGACCGTCCGGTTGTGGTGCCGGGCGGCGACGGTCGTCGGCGTCCGGCAGGTCGTCGACGCGTTCAACGCCTCGCAGGACGCCGTCACCGTCGAGGTGACACCCGTCCTCGACGGTCAGTACGTCACCAAGCTCGCCACGGCCATCCGCGGCGGGAACGTGCCGGACATCGTGGACATCGACGACATCAACTCGATGCTCTTCATCTACCGCGACTCGTTCACGGACCTGACGCCGCTCGTGCAGCAGCTGGGTTTCGCCGACCAGCTGAACCCCGGCCAGCTGGCTCTCGCGACGCGGGACGAGAAGCACTACGGCGTCCCGTACATCGCCGACAACTCGGCGCTGTTCTACAACACCGAGCTGTTCGAGAAGGCCGGTCTGGACCCGGCGGACCACACGCAGGACTTCGACGGCCTGCTCGAGGCGGCCCGGGCGATCGGGGCCCTGGGGGACGGGACGTACGGCTGGTCGGTCGACGGCAACGCGGCCGGCATCCTGGGGTTCGTCGTGCAGCCGCACATCTGGGCGGCGAAGGCCCCGAACATCGTCGGGGACGTGGGGGAGCAGCGCGGGTCGATCGCGGACAACGACGCCGTCCGGCGCACGTTCGAGCTCTACCGGACGATGTGGGACGAGAAGCTCATGCCGCAGGGGAACTTCTCCGGCGACGGGTCCCGCTGGGGCGCGGACTTCCGCGACGGCACGGTCGGGCTCTTCCCGGCGAACTTCTCCGTCGCGGCCCTCAACGCCTCCGAGGAGATGCGCGCCAAGACCGGGGTCGTCCTGCTCCCAGGACCGGACGGGGGACGGGCCACCTTCGCCGGCGGGGACAACCTCTGCATCCCGCGGGGCGCCGCCAACGCGTCGGGGGCCTGGCAGTTCGCCCGGTTCGCCCTCGACCTGCCGCAGCAGGAGAACCTGCCCGCCGGCGGGTACATCCCCGTCCGCTCCGACGCCGCCACCGAGCAGTACCGCGAGAAGTTCCCGCTCGCGGTGGCGCCGCTGGACGGGATCGCGGGGGCGTACGCCCCGACGACGCTCGCCTACAACCTGCTGTTCAACCAGCAGGACTCGCCGTGGATCGCGGCGTTCCGCCGAGCCGTCTTCGACGGGGACCTCGACGGGGCGCTGGCGCAGGGGCAGAAGGACTTCGACCGCATCCTGGAACAGGCGCAACTGTGA
- a CDS encoding glycoside hydrolase family 127 protein: MTSTTAGPDLTVTPGTSPVNAPVAPTADAAVALQPVPLGASRSTGGFWFERMQANRRQAIRTGYEKLETAGNLRNLRIAAGIEQGEAKGPIFMDSDVYKWLEAAGWEYGREADEEVLGWIREVTAVVAAAQAEDGYLDSVQQVRGKGERYTDLHWSHEHYCAGHLFQAAVAVHRSTGDNGLLDVAVKLADHLVATFGAGKTEEVDGHPVVEMGLVELFRETGNRAYLDLARWFVDARGHGIIQTKHDSEPTYFSDRVPVREATSPEGHSVRAVYLTAGAADVAAETGDAELLDALVRQWEGMLASKTYVTGGIGARWDWEQFGDHYELGPDRAYAETCAAIASVQWSYRLLLATGEARYADLVERTLYNAFLPGVSLAGTEYFYVNALQLRHGAHAEEERSVAHGRRPWFDCACCPPNIMRTLSQLDAYVATSADRDGVPGVQLHQFTTGEVEAGGVRLRVSTDYPWDGTVRVEVLDSPGEFELALRVPGWAEGATATAAGEALATTPGEYLRVRREFAAGDVVELVLPMTVRPVEADPRVDAVRGCVVVERGPLVYAVEQVDLPDGLVADDVRVRVAELRGARAEHRPDLLEGVTVLHLPVHAAAAAATGPLYRPAGDDPAPQAEDATQVVPAVPYYAWANRELGAMRVWLPRA, from the coding sequence ATGACCAGCACGACCGCTGGACCGGACCTGACCGTCACGCCCGGTACCTCCCCGGTGAACGCGCCCGTCGCCCCGACCGCGGACGCGGCCGTGGCGCTGCAGCCCGTCCCGCTCGGCGCCTCGCGCAGCACCGGCGGTTTCTGGTTCGAGCGCATGCAGGCCAACCGCCGCCAGGCGATCCGGACGGGCTACGAGAAGCTCGAGACCGCCGGGAACCTGCGGAACCTGCGCATCGCCGCCGGGATCGAGCAGGGCGAGGCCAAGGGCCCGATCTTCATGGACTCCGACGTCTACAAGTGGCTCGAGGCGGCGGGGTGGGAGTACGGCCGCGAGGCCGACGAGGAGGTCCTCGGCTGGATCCGCGAGGTCACCGCCGTCGTCGCGGCCGCGCAGGCCGAGGACGGCTACCTCGACTCCGTCCAGCAGGTCCGCGGGAAGGGCGAGCGCTACACCGACCTGCACTGGAGCCACGAGCACTACTGCGCCGGGCACCTCTTCCAGGCCGCCGTCGCCGTCCACCGCAGCACGGGCGACAACGGCCTGCTCGACGTCGCCGTCAAGCTCGCCGACCACCTCGTCGCGACCTTCGGGGCGGGGAAGACCGAGGAGGTCGACGGACACCCCGTCGTCGAGATGGGTCTGGTCGAGCTGTTCCGCGAGACCGGGAACCGCGCCTACCTCGACCTCGCGCGCTGGTTCGTCGACGCCCGCGGGCACGGCATCATCCAGACGAAGCACGACTCCGAACCGACGTACTTCTCCGACCGCGTGCCCGTGCGCGAGGCCACCTCACCCGAGGGCCACTCGGTCCGGGCCGTCTACCTCACGGCCGGCGCGGCGGACGTGGCCGCCGAGACCGGCGACGCGGAACTGCTCGACGCCCTCGTGCGCCAGTGGGAGGGGATGCTCGCCTCGAAGACGTACGTGACGGGCGGCATCGGGGCGCGCTGGGACTGGGAGCAGTTCGGCGACCACTACGAGCTCGGCCCCGACCGCGCCTACGCCGAGACCTGCGCGGCGATCGCGAGCGTGCAGTGGAGCTACCGCCTGCTGCTGGCGACGGGGGAGGCGCGCTACGCCGACCTGGTCGAGCGGACCCTCTACAACGCCTTCCTGCCCGGGGTGTCCCTGGCCGGGACGGAGTACTTCTACGTCAACGCCCTGCAGCTGCGGCACGGTGCGCACGCCGAGGAGGAACGCAGCGTCGCGCACGGCCGGCGGCCCTGGTTCGACTGCGCCTGCTGCCCGCCGAACATCATGCGGACGCTGTCCCAGCTCGACGCCTACGTCGCGACGAGCGCCGACCGTGACGGGGTTCCCGGGGTCCAGCTGCACCAGTTCACGACGGGTGAGGTCGAGGCCGGCGGGGTCCGGCTCCGCGTGAGCACCGACTACCCCTGGGACGGGACCGTCCGCGTCGAGGTGCTGGACTCCCCCGGGGAGTTCGAGCTCGCGCTGCGCGTCCCCGGGTGGGCCGAGGGCGCCACCGCCACCGCCGCCGGGGAGGCCCTCGCGACGACCCCTGGCGAGTACCTGCGGGTGCGCCGGGAGTTCGCGGCCGGTGACGTCGTCGAACTCGTCCTGCCGATGACCGTCCGTCCCGTCGAGGCCGACCCGCGCGTCGACGCCGTGCGCGGCTGCGTCGTCGTCGAACGCGGGCCGCTCGTCTACGCCGTCGAGCAGGTCGACCTGCCCGACGGCCTCGTCGCCGACGACGTCCGCGTCCGCGTCGCCGAACTGCGGGGCGCCCGCGCCGAGCACCGCCCCGACCTGCTCGAGGGGGTCACCGTCCTGCACCTGCCCGTGCACGCGGCGGCGGCCGCCGCGACGGGTCCGCTGTACCGCCCGGCCGGGGACGACCCCGCGCCGCAGGCCGAGGACGCCACCCAGGTCGTCCCGGCCGTGCCGTACTACGCCTGGGCCAACCGCGAGCTCGGCGCGATGCGCGTCTGGCTGCCGCGGGCCTGA
- a CDS encoding LacI family DNA-binding transcriptional regulator has translation MRIVDVAALAGVSAGTASKALNGTGQLRAETRDRVRRAAEQLGFTPDPVGRGLSSGRSYTVGLITTDSFGRFSIPVMLGAENALGAGEMSVLLCDSRDDPLREQHYLRTLQARRVDGIIVTGRRTDPRPPLAASVPVVYAFTPSQDARDTSLVADQAAGAADAVQHVLDLGRRRVAHVTGPADHHATRVRAEAAERTAGEAFAGPVLHGDWSERWGRLAADLLLRRHPDLDAVTCGSDQIARGLCDGLRDAGRRVPQDVAVVGFDDWDVIALASRPPLTTVNLGLEALGRRAGELLLQAVAGEPSPGTTTLPTRLVVRESTVPA, from the coding sequence GTGCGGATCGTGGACGTCGCCGCGCTGGCGGGCGTCTCGGCGGGGACGGCCTCCAAGGCGCTCAACGGGACGGGGCAGCTGCGCGCCGAGACCCGCGACCGCGTGCGCCGGGCGGCCGAGCAGCTGGGGTTCACCCCGGACCCGGTCGGACGGGGCCTGTCCTCCGGGCGCAGCTACACCGTCGGGCTCATCACCACCGACAGCTTCGGCCGCTTCTCGATCCCCGTCATGCTCGGCGCGGAGAACGCGCTGGGCGCCGGGGAGATGAGCGTCCTGCTGTGCGACAGCCGCGACGACCCGCTGCGCGAGCAGCACTACCTGCGGACGCTGCAGGCACGGCGGGTCGACGGGATCATCGTCACGGGCCGGCGCACCGACCCGCGGCCGCCGCTGGCCGCCAGCGTCCCGGTCGTCTACGCGTTCACGCCCTCGCAGGACGCCCGGGACACCTCGCTCGTCGCCGACCAGGCGGCCGGCGCCGCCGACGCGGTCCAGCACGTCCTGGACCTCGGGCGCCGCCGCGTCGCGCACGTCACCGGTCCGGCCGACCACCACGCCACCCGCGTGCGCGCCGAGGCCGCCGAGCGGACGGCGGGCGAGGCGTTCGCCGGGCCCGTGCTGCACGGCGACTGGAGCGAGCGCTGGGGACGGCTGGCCGCGGACCTGCTGCTGCGCCGACACCCCGACCTCGACGCGGTGACGTGCGGCAGCGACCAGATCGCGCGCGGCCTGTGCGACGGGCTGCGCGACGCGGGCCGCCGGGTGCCGCAGGACGTGGCCGTCGTCGGGTTCGACGACTGGGACGTCATCGCCCTGGCGTCGCGGCCACCGCTGACGACCGTGAACCTCGGCCTGGAGGCCCTGGGACGGCGCGCGGGGGAACTCCTGCTGCAGGCCGTGGCCGGAGAGCCCTCTCCCGGGACGACGACGCTCCCGACCCGGCTCGTGGTGCGGGAGTCGACGGTTCCGGCCTGA
- a CDS encoding acetamidase/formamidase family protein, whose amino-acid sequence MTPAQQVLRPAPGTVTDAFDPALEPVLTVDSGERFTVEALDAHGFTRRPEHPGAPTPRLLEDAEGHCLTGPVAVRGAEPGDVLAVTFHSIRTGDWGWTVAGMDTPLNQRLGTTGRVDLLWDVDGGTATNQLGFTVDTAPFLGVVGTTPAAPGRHSTIPPRPGHGGNVDCRSLVAGSTLFLPVHVPGALLCLGDGHAAQGDGEVCGTAVECATTTELTVSVVADPALPTVHAVTPTERITFGFDADLNAATDAALGDLVTWVAAEHELDRLTALALLSSCADLRVTQVANRTWGVHAVLRHDALRRS is encoded by the coding sequence GTGACTCCCGCACAGCAGGTCCTCCGCCCGGCGCCCGGCACCGTCACCGACGCCTTCGACCCCGCGCTGGAACCGGTCCTCACGGTCGACAGCGGCGAGCGCTTCACCGTCGAGGCCCTCGACGCGCACGGGTTCACCCGTCGGCCCGAGCACCCCGGCGCCCCCACCCCGCGCCTGCTCGAGGACGCCGAGGGGCACTGCCTCACCGGCCCGGTCGCCGTCCGCGGCGCCGAACCCGGCGACGTCCTGGCGGTGACGTTCCACTCGATCCGCACGGGCGACTGGGGCTGGACGGTCGCCGGCATGGACACCCCGCTGAACCAGCGGCTCGGCACCACCGGACGCGTGGACCTGCTGTGGGACGTCGACGGCGGGACCGCGACGAACCAGCTGGGGTTCACGGTCGACACCGCCCCGTTCCTCGGTGTCGTGGGGACGACGCCGGCCGCGCCCGGGCGGCACTCGACGATCCCCCCGCGGCCCGGTCACGGCGGGAACGTCGACTGCCGGTCCCTCGTCGCGGGCTCGACGCTGTTCCTGCCCGTGCACGTCCCGGGCGCGTTGCTGTGCCTCGGCGACGGGCACGCCGCGCAGGGCGACGGTGAGGTCTGCGGCACCGCGGTGGAGTGCGCGACGACGACGGAACTCACCGTCTCCGTCGTCGCCGACCCGGCCCTGCCCACCGTGCACGCGGTGACCCCGACCGAGCGGATCACGTTCGGCTTCGACGCCGACCTGAACGCCGCCACCGACGCGGCCCTGGGGGACCTCGTGACGTGGGTGGCCGCCGAGCACGAACTCGACCGCCTGACCGCGCTGGCCCTGCTGAGCAGTTGCGCGGACCTGCGCGTCACGCAGGTCGCGAACCGCACGTGGGGCGTGCACGCCGTCCTGCGCCACGACGCCCTGCGCCGGAGCTGA
- a CDS encoding DNA polymerase domain-containing protein, which yields MASTQHVLELAGREVRITSPDKVVFPQTGTTKLDLVRYYLTVADGALRGVRGRPMVLKRFVKGIEAEAVFQKRAPEKRPDWIEVAELHYARGTSAAETVVRDEASLAWVLNLNCVDLNPHPVLAEDLDHPVELRIDLDPQPGVDWHQIVDVAFVARDVLADHGLTAWPKTSGSRGFHVYAPIDPGVWSYPQVRLAAETVAREVENRAEGLATSRWWKEERGEGVFVDFNQNAKDRTVASAYSVRALPDARVSTPLTWDEVRDVRPEDHTVLTVPRRWAELGGDPWAGMDGTGGSLQALLDLAERLGPAEKPPKGTGSRTKTMPLIEVARARTKPEVLAGLESWKAKHPDVVPLLAEADVLVDGMRGSSSLWYRVRVNLQHVPEDQRPEQAELEVDYDPWATYRGRQQRR from the coding sequence GTGGCGTCCACGCAGCACGTCCTGGAGCTCGCCGGCCGCGAGGTGAGGATCACCAGCCCCGACAAGGTGGTCTTTCCGCAGACCGGGACGACGAAGCTCGACCTCGTCCGCTACTACCTGACGGTCGCCGACGGGGCGCTGCGCGGGGTGCGGGGGCGGCCCATGGTGCTCAAGCGCTTCGTCAAGGGCATCGAGGCCGAGGCGGTGTTCCAGAAGCGGGCCCCGGAGAAGCGGCCCGACTGGATCGAGGTCGCCGAACTCCACTACGCCCGCGGGACGTCGGCCGCCGAGACGGTCGTGCGGGACGAGGCCTCGCTCGCCTGGGTGCTCAACCTCAACTGCGTGGACCTCAACCCCCACCCCGTGCTGGCCGAGGACCTCGACCACCCGGTGGAACTGCGGATCGACCTCGACCCCCAGCCCGGGGTGGACTGGCACCAGATCGTCGACGTCGCGTTCGTCGCCCGCGACGTGCTGGCCGACCACGGGCTCACCGCGTGGCCCAAGACGTCCGGTTCCCGGGGTTTCCACGTCTACGCCCCCATCGACCCCGGCGTGTGGTCCTACCCGCAGGTGCGGCTCGCGGCCGAGACCGTGGCGCGCGAGGTGGAGAACCGCGCCGAGGGCCTGGCCACGAGCCGCTGGTGGAAGGAGGAACGCGGCGAAGGCGTGTTCGTCGACTTCAACCAGAACGCCAAGGACCGCACCGTCGCCTCGGCCTACTCGGTGCGCGCGCTGCCGGACGCCCGGGTCTCGACGCCCCTGACGTGGGACGAGGTGCGCGACGTGCGGCCCGAGGACCACACGGTCCTCACCGTCCCGCGGCGCTGGGCCGAACTCGGCGGTGACCCGTGGGCGGGCATGGACGGGACCGGGGGTTCCCTGCAGGCGCTGCTCGACCTCGCCGAACGGCTCGGCCCGGCGGAGAAACCCCCGAAGGGCACCGGTTCGCGGACGAAGACCATGCCGCTCATCGAGGTCGCCCGGGCCCGGACGAAGCCCGAGGTCCTGGCCGGCCTGGAGTCGTGGAAGGCCAAGCACCCCGACGTCGTCCCGCTGCTGGCCGAGGCCGACGTGCTCGTGGACGGCATGCGCGGCAGCAGCTCCCTCTGGTACCGGGTGCGCGTCAACCTGCAGCACGTGCCCGAGGACCAGCGGCCGGAGCAGGCCGAGCTCGAGGTCGACTACGACCCGTGGGCCACGTACCGCGGACGCCAGCAGCGGCGCTGA